A region of Thermovibrio ammonificans HB-1 DNA encodes the following proteins:
- the rho gene encoding transcription termination factor Rho translates to MAENLVEGFTIDQLQKMSIFDLRKIAKSLGVEVKSAKKQELIKRILEKDAERRGAIFRVGVLEVLPDGFGFLRSPENNYLPSSSDIYVSPSQIRKFGLRTGDTVAGEVRPPKEGEKYYALLKVHAINWEPPEVAKTRPQFDQLTPLHPTERFRLENDPSELSTRVVDLITPVGKGQRGLIVAPPRAGKTVLLQKIANAIKTNYPDTYLIILLIDERPEEVTDMKRNTLADEVISSTFDEPPERHAQVSEIVIEKAKRLVEHKKDVVILLDSLTRLARAYNTLTPPSGKILSGGIDAHAFHKPKRFFGAARNIEEGGSLTILATALVETGSRMDDVIFEEFKGTGNMEIVLDRQLVERRIFPAINIHKSGTRKEELLLSEWELNRVWILRRLLTSMSPVEAMEFLLEKLRKYKTNEDFLKAMNA, encoded by the coding sequence ATGGCAGAAAACCTTGTAGAGGGTTTTACTATTGACCAGCTCCAGAAAATGAGCATTTTCGACCTGAGGAAGATTGCAAAGTCCCTGGGAGTGGAAGTAAAGTCCGCAAAAAAGCAGGAGCTTATAAAGAGGATTCTGGAAAAAGACGCAGAGCGAAGGGGAGCAATTTTCAGAGTTGGCGTTCTTGAGGTTCTGCCCGACGGTTTCGGCTTTCTCCGCTCTCCCGAGAACAACTACCTGCCGAGCTCGAGCGACATCTACGTTTCCCCCTCTCAAATCAGGAAGTTCGGCCTGAGGACCGGGGATACCGTTGCCGGAGAGGTTCGCCCCCCCAAGGAGGGTGAGAAGTACTATGCCCTTTTAAAAGTCCACGCTATTAACTGGGAGCCCCCGGAAGTTGCCAAAACCAGGCCCCAGTTCGACCAGCTCACTCCACTGCACCCTACGGAGCGTTTCAGGCTCGAAAACGACCCCAGCGAGCTCTCTACCAGGGTTGTGGACCTTATAACCCCTGTCGGTAAGGGTCAGAGGGGGCTTATAGTTGCTCCTCCCCGGGCGGGAAAGACCGTTCTGCTCCAGAAAATTGCCAACGCCATAAAGACCAACTACCCCGATACTTACCTGATTATCCTCCTCATAGACGAGCGCCCCGAGGAAGTTACCGATATGAAGAGGAACACCCTCGCCGACGAGGTTATCTCCTCTACCTTCGACGAGCCTCCCGAGCGCCACGCCCAGGTTTCCGAGATTGTCATAGAGAAGGCCAAGCGCCTTGTGGAGCACAAAAAGGACGTTGTAATACTCCTTGACTCCCTTACCAGGCTTGCAAGGGCCTACAACACCTTAACCCCTCCAAGTGGTAAGATTCTATCGGGAGGTATAGACGCCCACGCCTTCCACAAGCCCAAGCGGTTCTTCGGCGCGGCAAGGAACATAGAGGAAGGCGGTAGCCTGACGATTCTCGCTACGGCGCTTGTGGAGACCGGCTCCCGTATGGACGACGTTATCTTCGAGGAGTTTAAGGGAACCGGAAACATGGAGATAGTGCTCGACAGGCAGCTTGTTGAGAGGCGGATATTCCCGGCCATAAATATCCACAAGTCGGGAACGAGGAAGGAGGAGCTTCTGCTCTCCGAGTGGGAGCTTAACAGGGTGTGGATTCTGAGGAGACTCCTGACCTCTATGTCTCCGGTTGAGGCTATGGAGTTCCTCCTTGAGAAGCTGAGGAAGTACAAGACGAACGAAGATTTCCTGAAGGCGATGAACGCATGA
- the gmhA gene encoding D-sedoheptulose 7-phosphate isomerase produces MKELIYYTFLESADLKRDFIEENKERIYSAFLEVARRLKAGGKLLICGNGGSAADAQHIAAELVGRFELERPPVAAVALTTDTSVLTAVANDYSFASVFERQVEALGREGDVLLAISTSGNSENVVRAVEKAKEIGLLTVGFLGKDGGKLASLCHHPFIVKSFSTPRIQEVHITLGHVLCDFIEKYLFSPSGYFPPSGEGEG; encoded by the coding sequence ATGAAGGAGCTGATTTACTACACCTTCCTTGAGAGTGCGGACCTCAAGAGGGACTTTATAGAGGAGAACAAAGAGCGGATATACTCCGCTTTCTTAGAGGTTGCCCGCAGGCTGAAGGCGGGGGGGAAGCTCCTCATCTGCGGTAACGGCGGTTCGGCGGCCGATGCCCAGCACATAGCCGCCGAACTTGTAGGGCGTTTCGAGCTTGAAAGGCCGCCCGTTGCCGCCGTAGCCCTTACAACCGATACATCGGTTTTAACCGCCGTTGCCAACGACTACTCCTTTGCCAGCGTTTTTGAGCGTCAGGTAGAGGCCTTGGGAAGAGAGGGAGACGTTCTCCTGGCCATTAGCACCAGCGGTAACTCCGAAAACGTTGTGAGGGCCGTAGAGAAGGCAAAGGAGATTGGCCTTCTTACAGTCGGCTTTCTCGGTAAAGACGGTGGGAAGCTCGCCTCCCTGTGTCACCACCCTTTCATCGTTAAGAGCTTTTCCACTCCGAGGATTCAAGAGGTTCACATAACCCTGGGTCACGTTCTCTGCGACTTCATAGAGAAATACCTTTTCTCCCCCAGCGGCTATTTCCCTCCCTCCGGGGAGGGAGAGGGCTAA
- a CDS encoding 2-amino-3,7-dideoxy-D-threo-hept-6-ulosonate synthase, translating to MKIGKAIRMERIINRETGNTVIIPMDHGVSMGPIPGIIDIRESIDKVANGGANAVIIHKGLVRHGHRKRGKDVGLIVHLSASTNLSPKPNSKVLVCTVEEAIKLGADGVSVHVNLGDVNEDKMLEDLGRVAEKCLEWGMPLIAMMYARGEHIENPFDPDTVAHCARVAAELGADIVKVAYTGDPQTFERVTKGCPIPVVIAGGPKMSNDMEILEMVEGAMKAGAKGVSIGRNAFQHDDPEKIVRAIAAIVHEGKSAKEAVEYLK from the coding sequence ATGAAGATAGGTAAGGCCATCCGAATGGAGAGGATTATTAACAGGGAAACGGGAAATACGGTCATAATACCCATGGACCACGGGGTTTCCATGGGCCCGATTCCCGGCATAATCGACATCAGGGAGTCTATAGACAAGGTGGCCAACGGCGGTGCCAACGCCGTTATCATCCATAAGGGGCTCGTTCGCCACGGCCACAGGAAGAGGGGTAAAGACGTGGGCCTCATAGTTCACCTCTCTGCCAGTACCAACCTCTCCCCCAAGCCCAACTCCAAAGTTCTCGTTTGCACGGTAGAGGAGGCGATAAAGCTCGGAGCCGACGGCGTTTCCGTCCACGTGAACCTCGGTGATGTAAACGAAGACAAGATGCTTGAAGACCTCGGCAGGGTTGCCGAGAAGTGTCTTGAGTGGGGAATGCCCCTTATTGCGATGATGTACGCCCGCGGCGAGCACATAGAGAACCCCTTCGACCCCGACACGGTTGCCCACTGTGCCCGCGTTGCTGCAGAGCTGGGGGCAGATATAGTTAAGGTTGCCTACACCGGTGACCCTCAAACCTTCGAAAGGGTTACCAAGGGATGCCCCATTCCCGTTGTTATAGCCGGCGGCCCCAAGATGAGCAACGACATGGAGATTCTCGAGATGGTTGAAGGGGCTATGAAGGCTGGAGCCAAGGGCGTTTCTATAGGAAGGAACGCCTTCCAGCACGACGACCCCGAGAAGATAGTAAGGGCGATAGCGGCGATAGTTCACGAGGGTAAGAGCGCCAAAGAGGCCGTAGAGTACCTCAAGTAG
- a CDS encoding radical SAM protein — translation MKVAIVDGYVDEPTCLGVPPFISTYVRYCAGALVKAGIPQEAIYYTTVDQLRREPERWEALKEADVVLLITGMTVPGRYLGGRPITKEEIERIGELPTYTAIGGPVKFGFTLKGGTRAESLNLESFNLFISGDPELAAFHIGRALVGGEALPEGEFTLKRSARFVDEVAPLGAFIVKQHFYYPFVICEVETFRGCERRHHCSYCTEAFYGKPDERSVEGIVKEVEALYGEGVRYFRIGRQPNILGFKALPAEGEFPKPNPKVIRELFERIRSVGEIKTLHIDNVNAGTIKAHPAESREALEAIARLDTEGDVAPFGLESADPEVIRRNFLKVDPEGIKFAVKVVNEVGAFKERENGLYKLLPGINFLVGLPGETKKTFQKNREFLEAILDEGLLVRRVNIRQVMVFEGTPIAEMVKRAKTKHRREFEKFKEWVREQFDLPMMRRVFPVGTVIREVLLEAHDGGHTLGRQIGSYPVLVRIPEQLPLFKTVNAVVVGHRERSVIGLPTPLNVNEASVKLLSFIPGISRKTASDIVLRRPFKSKEELLKLFPQLESFKEHLTV, via the coding sequence GTGAAAGTAGCAATAGTTGACGGCTACGTAGATGAGCCCACCTGCCTGGGCGTTCCCCCGTTTATATCGACCTACGTCCGCTACTGTGCCGGAGCTCTGGTTAAGGCAGGCATACCTCAGGAGGCGATTTACTACACAACCGTAGACCAGCTGCGAAGGGAACCGGAAAGGTGGGAAGCCCTCAAAGAGGCCGACGTCGTTTTGCTCATAACCGGAATGACCGTTCCGGGCCGCTACCTCGGCGGCAGGCCGATAACAAAGGAGGAGATAGAGCGAATAGGGGAGCTGCCCACCTACACGGCGATAGGCGGGCCGGTAAAGTTCGGCTTTACCCTAAAGGGGGGAACGAGGGCAGAGAGCCTAAACCTTGAGAGTTTCAACCTTTTCATATCGGGAGACCCCGAGCTTGCGGCATTCCACATCGGCAGGGCCCTTGTAGGGGGCGAAGCCCTGCCGGAAGGGGAGTTCACCCTTAAAAGGAGTGCCCGGTTCGTAGATGAGGTGGCCCCATTAGGGGCCTTCATAGTGAAGCAGCACTTTTACTACCCCTTTGTAATCTGCGAAGTGGAAACCTTTAGGGGGTGCGAGCGGAGACACCACTGCTCCTACTGTACCGAGGCTTTCTACGGCAAACCCGACGAGCGGAGCGTAGAGGGCATAGTTAAAGAGGTTGAAGCCCTATACGGAGAGGGGGTAAGGTACTTCAGAATCGGCCGTCAGCCCAACATACTGGGGTTCAAAGCCCTCCCCGCCGAGGGAGAGTTTCCAAAACCAAACCCAAAAGTTATAAGAGAGCTCTTCGAGAGGATAAGGTCGGTTGGAGAGATAAAGACCCTCCACATAGACAACGTAAACGCCGGAACGATAAAGGCCCACCCGGCAGAGAGCAGGGAAGCCCTTGAGGCAATTGCCCGGCTCGACACCGAAGGGGACGTTGCACCTTTCGGCCTTGAGAGCGCAGACCCGGAGGTGATAAGGAGGAACTTCCTGAAAGTTGACCCCGAGGGGATTAAGTTTGCGGTAAAGGTCGTTAACGAGGTGGGGGCCTTTAAGGAAAGGGAAAACGGCCTCTACAAGTTACTGCCGGGTATTAACTTCCTCGTAGGGCTGCCCGGGGAAACCAAGAAGACCTTTCAGAAGAACAGGGAGTTCCTTGAAGCGATACTGGACGAAGGCCTGCTTGTAAGGAGGGTGAACATACGGCAGGTGATGGTATTTGAGGGAACGCCCATAGCCGAGATGGTCAAAAGGGCAAAGACGAAACACCGCAGGGAGTTTGAAAAGTTCAAGGAGTGGGTAAGGGAGCAGTTCGACCTGCCCATGATGAGGCGGGTTTTCCCGGTGGGAACCGTAATAAGGGAGGTTCTGCTGGAGGCCCACGACGGAGGCCATACCCTCGGCAGGCAGATAGGGAGCTACCCGGTTCTCGTTAGGATTCCCGAGCAGCTGCCGCTCTTTAAAACGGTTAACGCCGTGGTTGTTGGCCACAGGGAGCGCTCTGTAATCGGGCTCCCTACGCCGCTGAACGTAAACGAGGCCAGCGTTAAGCTCCTCTCTTTCATACCAGGAATCTCAAGGAAAACGGCCTCGGACATCGTTCTCAGGAGGCCCTTTAAGAGTAAGGAGGAGCTTCTGAAGCTCTTCCCCCAGCTGGAAAGCTTCAAAGAGCACTTAACCGTTTAA
- a CDS encoding cation:proton antiporter, which produces MENSLLAIILIAVGILFVPFLSRVLRIPVSVGEILYGVVIGKSLLNLVHHSQWLNFLSTFGFLLLMFIAGLEVKLKEIASLPLKTRLLYTVIPVLVFTVAFAGTHWLKLNALTAIAIGAISVGIVVSVLREKGLLSTRYGKTVFLVGIVGEVISIALLTLFSLYTEFGFSSGFWLGLLKLGVYLLVARILLVFLKSIVWWFPNKFKFFFEKNPSEIGVRISLAVMFMLSVAASLINLEPIIGAFISGVIFATVFEETENIEEKLSGISFGFLIPIFFIYVGINFKMPHLSLHLLQLLGVLVALSFTAKILPSLLLKLEGFTLRESVGAGALLSAPLTLVIVTAELGTKLKVIDHHTENLLILLAIVTGILAPVLFNLLVKGEGSESSNS; this is translated from the coding sequence ATGGAGAACTCCCTGCTTGCGATAATCCTTATAGCCGTAGGTATCCTCTTCGTTCCCTTCCTCAGCCGGGTTCTGAGGATACCGGTATCGGTGGGAGAGATACTCTACGGCGTAGTAATCGGCAAGTCGCTGCTGAACCTCGTTCACCACTCCCAGTGGCTCAACTTCCTCTCAACCTTCGGCTTCCTCTTACTGATGTTCATAGCGGGCCTCGAGGTGAAACTGAAAGAGATTGCCTCCCTGCCGCTAAAAACGCGCCTGCTATACACGGTCATACCGGTTCTCGTTTTCACAGTTGCCTTTGCAGGAACCCACTGGCTAAAGCTCAACGCTTTAACGGCAATAGCGATAGGGGCCATATCGGTCGGCATAGTGGTATCGGTTCTCAGGGAGAAGGGGCTACTCTCGACCCGCTACGGCAAAACCGTTTTCCTGGTAGGAATAGTAGGCGAAGTTATAAGTATCGCCCTGCTGACGCTCTTTTCCCTTTACACCGAGTTTGGCTTCAGTAGCGGTTTCTGGCTGGGGTTACTGAAGCTGGGAGTCTACCTGCTCGTTGCGCGGATTCTGCTGGTTTTCCTGAAGAGCATAGTCTGGTGGTTTCCCAACAAGTTCAAGTTCTTCTTCGAGAAGAACCCCTCGGAAATCGGGGTGAGGATAAGCCTTGCGGTTATGTTCATGCTCTCGGTTGCGGCGTCGCTCATAAACCTTGAACCGATTATAGGGGCATTCATTTCGGGCGTTATATTCGCCACGGTGTTTGAGGAGACCGAGAACATAGAGGAGAAGCTCTCCGGCATCAGCTTCGGCTTCCTAATACCTATATTTTTCATATACGTGGGGATAAACTTTAAAATGCCCCACCTGTCGCTCCACCTGCTCCAGCTGCTCGGAGTTTTAGTAGCCCTAAGCTTCACGGCAAAAATCCTGCCGTCGCTGCTGCTAAAACTTGAAGGGTTCACACTGAGGGAGTCTGTAGGAGCCGGAGCACTGCTGTCTGCGCCGCTGACCCTGGTTATTGTTACGGCGGAGCTCGGGACGAAGCTGAAGGTCATAGACCACCACACAGAGAACCTGCTGATACTCCTCGCAATAGTAACCGGCATACTTGCACCGGTTCTCTTTAACCTACTGGTTAAAGGGGAAGGGAGTGAAAGTAGCAATAGTTGA
- a CDS encoding NAD-binding protein, whose translation MKLIIVGAGEVGRELLKRLQKEWEIAVIDQDAEKLTRVVELLDSESLNRVILLQGDGTSKLMLKKAGIEQATAFAACTGDDEVNLEACRIAKEFNVPSIFAVSNSTENDPLYEQEGVNYVNKAAATASILERQIESGVVIPTNIGLGQGEIMEVAVMPTSIIAGYPVGKFSSKRWRIVAIFRGDKLILPRPRTVVKPGDRVLIVGDPKILKYIAGLIKSGEPQFPLQFGVEEVVFLPNYREEVVKDALFFFRNTKLQKVRLYTCNGGERAKEAFEQLKVSELKFKKLKLCEKEFFQEIKEESFGLITMPDKYRETPLFFGIKTLPILVAEETLSPVLIARGTTPVERILVPVSGSFSGLRALEVAIELSIMWQANITALFVTPSENDSRVQPLRERVAKISGLYRVSIEFKHRVGNPVNEFAKESKNYQLSVIGARKGRKTNWFNPYPPYHMVHRSKCSSLLICVGE comes from the coding sequence ATGAAGCTCATCATCGTCGGTGCCGGCGAGGTCGGCAGGGAGCTGCTGAAAAGGCTCCAGAAAGAGTGGGAGATTGCCGTAATAGACCAAGACGCCGAAAAGCTCACCCGGGTCGTGGAGCTACTCGACTCCGAGTCCCTCAACAGGGTGATACTCCTGCAGGGAGACGGAACGAGCAAGCTGATGCTGAAAAAGGCCGGTATAGAGCAGGCAACGGCCTTCGCCGCCTGCACCGGAGACGACGAAGTGAACCTTGAGGCGTGCAGAATAGCCAAGGAGTTCAACGTTCCCAGCATATTCGCCGTTTCAAACAGCACTGAGAACGACCCCTTGTACGAACAAGAAGGGGTGAACTACGTAAACAAAGCGGCGGCAACGGCCTCCATCCTTGAAAGGCAGATAGAGTCGGGGGTTGTGATACCCACAAACATAGGCCTGGGGCAGGGGGAGATTATGGAGGTGGCCGTTATGCCCACCTCCATAATAGCCGGCTACCCGGTCGGGAAGTTCTCCTCCAAGAGGTGGCGGATAGTGGCCATCTTTAGGGGCGACAAGCTCATACTCCCCAGGCCGAGAACTGTCGTTAAACCGGGCGACAGGGTCCTGATAGTGGGAGACCCGAAAATCCTCAAGTACATAGCGGGGCTTATAAAGTCGGGAGAGCCCCAGTTCCCCCTACAGTTCGGAGTGGAGGAGGTGGTATTCCTCCCCAACTACAGGGAGGAGGTTGTAAAGGACGCCCTCTTCTTCTTCCGGAACACGAAGCTCCAGAAGGTAAGGCTCTACACCTGCAACGGAGGGGAAAGGGCAAAAGAGGCGTTCGAGCAGCTTAAAGTAAGCGAGCTCAAGTTCAAGAAGCTCAAGCTCTGCGAGAAGGAGTTCTTCCAGGAGATAAAAGAGGAGAGCTTCGGCCTCATCACAATGCCCGACAAGTACAGGGAGACCCCCCTCTTCTTCGGGATAAAAACGCTCCCCATTTTAGTTGCCGAAGAGACCCTATCCCCCGTTCTCATAGCCAGGGGAACAACGCCGGTAGAGCGGATACTGGTTCCCGTATCGGGCTCCTTTAGCGGCCTCAGGGCCCTGGAGGTGGCAATAGAGCTCTCCATAATGTGGCAGGCAAACATCACCGCCCTCTTCGTAACGCCGTCCGAGAACGACTCGAGAGTTCAGCCCCTCAGAGAACGGGTGGCCAAAATCTCGGGGCTCTACAGGGTCTCCATAGAGTTCAAACACAGGGTAGGAAACCCGGTTAACGAGTTCGCGAAGGAGAGCAAGAACTACCAGCTATCGGTAATCGGGGCGAGAAAGGGAAGGAAAACCAACTGGTTCAACCCCTACCCTCCCTACCACATGGTTCACAGGTCCAAGTGCAGTTCACTACTAATATGTGTAGGTGAGTAA
- a CDS encoding ATP-binding cassette domain-containing protein, which yields MEPILTVNDVKLTIDGRPILKGVNLVVNKGEIHAVLGPNGAGKSTLASLIMGINDLKEPDSGEIVFKDKLLNGLEISERAKLGVTLAWQEPARFEGITVEEYLKLSGRNNPDLDVVECLELVGLDCSYLNRFVDDTLSGGERKRVELASVLAMRPELAVLDEPDSGIDFASMEDIANMIRTMRDRGTTVLMITHREEIAEIADRATLMCDGKVVQTGDPKEVGGKFKNMCVKCEVRNPELVGGE from the coding sequence ATGGAGCCGATTCTCACGGTTAACGACGTTAAGCTTACCATAGACGGAAGGCCCATTCTCAAAGGGGTAAACCTCGTTGTAAACAAGGGAGAGATTCACGCCGTTCTCGGCCCCAACGGAGCCGGTAAGTCTACCCTTGCCAGCCTTATCATGGGGATAAACGACCTTAAAGAGCCCGATTCCGGAGAAATCGTGTTTAAAGATAAACTCCTCAACGGCCTTGAGATATCCGAGAGGGCAAAACTCGGAGTTACCCTTGCCTGGCAGGAGCCCGCAAGGTTTGAAGGCATTACCGTAGAGGAGTACCTGAAGCTCTCCGGCAGGAACAACCCCGACCTTGACGTTGTTGAGTGTCTTGAACTTGTAGGGCTCGACTGTTCCTACCTTAACCGCTTCGTAGACGATACCCTCTCCGGCGGGGAGAGGAAGAGGGTTGAGCTTGCCTCCGTTCTGGCCATGAGGCCTGAGCTTGCCGTCCTCGATGAGCCCGACTCCGGAATAGACTTTGCCTCTATGGAAGACATAGCCAACATGATTCGCACTATGAGAGACCGGGGAACAACGGTTCTAATGATTACCCACCGGGAGGAGATAGCCGAAATCGCCGACAGGGCGACCCTCATGTGCGACGGTAAGGTGGTTCAAACCGGCGACCCCAAAGAGGTCGGCGGTAAGTTCAAGAACATGTGCGTTAAGTGTGAGGTTCGTAACCCCGAGCTTGTTGGAGGTGAGTAA
- a CDS encoding SufB/SufD family protein, producing MATETKKLLDTISRKFIQIGLPRELFEKNRFNLLVDRNKVVVRYPAPGVRSEVVETPTGVKTKVYVEPGTKLEEPVTLCFGAAETTEVQTTEGEIVVGEGADVKFQVYGAMAEGIKLKHKNKLKVRVEKNARFEFLDLHYNGEETFVELETETEAYVGENAYFRSVFKQTRGRAGRVRIVLRAKVDKKGVAVFETKMIGKKDDEIYVEDVIHLEGEESRGISKSRIIAVDQTKATFVGETYGNGPKCRGHIDCSEIIRGKDVTVKAVPVVVVNDETAKVTHEAAIGSIDKKQLETLMARGLSEDEAVDVIVQGMLR from the coding sequence ATGGCCACCGAAACCAAGAAACTTTTAGATACGATTAGTAGGAAGTTCATTCAGATAGGGCTTCCCAGGGAGCTCTTCGAGAAGAACAGGTTTAACCTCCTTGTAGACAGGAACAAAGTCGTTGTTCGCTACCCGGCTCCCGGAGTTCGCTCCGAAGTTGTTGAAACCCCTACAGGGGTGAAAACGAAGGTCTACGTTGAGCCGGGCACGAAGCTCGAAGAGCCCGTTACCCTCTGCTTTGGCGCCGCAGAAACAACCGAGGTTCAAACGACCGAGGGCGAAATTGTTGTAGGCGAAGGGGCCGACGTAAAGTTCCAGGTTTACGGCGCCATGGCCGAGGGGATAAAGCTGAAGCACAAGAACAAGCTGAAGGTGCGGGTTGAGAAGAACGCTCGCTTTGAGTTTCTCGACCTCCACTACAACGGCGAGGAGACCTTTGTGGAGCTGGAGACCGAAACCGAGGCCTACGTAGGTGAGAACGCCTACTTCCGCTCTGTCTTCAAACAGACCCGCGGCCGTGCCGGTAGGGTGCGGATAGTCCTTAGAGCCAAGGTGGATAAGAAGGGCGTTGCCGTTTTTGAAACCAAGATGATTGGGAAGAAGGACGACGAAATATACGTTGAAGACGTTATCCACCTTGAGGGTGAAGAATCCCGCGGCATCTCAAAGAGCAGGATAATCGCCGTAGACCAGACAAAGGCCACTTTCGTAGGCGAGACTTACGGTAACGGCCCCAAGTGTAGGGGGCATATAGACTGCTCCGAGATTATCAGGGGTAAAGACGTAACCGTTAAGGCTGTCCCCGTTGTAGTTGTTAACGACGAAACTGCAAAGGTGACCCACGAGGCCGCTATCGGCAGCATCGATAAGAAACAGCTTGAAACCCTGATGGCGAGGGGCCTCTCTGAAGACGAGGCCGTAGACGTTATCGTCCAGGGAATGCTCAGATAA
- a CDS encoding class II SORL domain-containing protein yields MKVHGPEPEGKRKHTPVIEAPAKVKKGEWFEVRVVVGKDIPHPNTKEHWIEHISLWAGDFLAGRADLEPERAASEVVFKIKLEETTTLTAHAYCNLHGLWHSEDVTVEVEE; encoded by the coding sequence ATGAAGGTTCACGGACCGGAGCCGGAAGGCAAGAGGAAGCACACACCTGTTATTGAAGCTCCCGCAAAGGTTAAGAAGGGAGAGTGGTTCGAGGTAAGGGTTGTTGTAGGGAAGGACATTCCCCACCCCAACACCAAGGAGCACTGGATTGAGCACATCTCCCTGTGGGCCGGTGACTTCCTTGCAGGAAGGGCAGACCTTGAGCCCGAGAGGGCCGCTTCCGAAGTAGTTTTCAAGATTAAGCTCGAGGAGACAACAACCTTAACCGCTCACGCCTACTGTAACCTCCACGGCCTCTGGCACAGCGAAGACGTTACAGTAGAAGTTGAGGAGTAG
- a CDS encoding riboflavin synthase produces the protein MFTGLVEEVGEVVRFGRSSKGGTLLVEAPLCSQGTKLGDSIAVNGVCLTVTKVEGNRLEFFVSPETLKRSNLSQLRPGFRVNLERALKLGDRLGGHLLLGHVDTTTKIEGIRREGDSFLFLFKLPRSFSHLLVEKGSIGIDGISLTVAGLFPTTFSVAVIPHTLNNTNLKFRKPGETVNLEFDVIGKYVVRLTETGRLKGGTTPPGTTPQLLL, from the coding sequence ATGTTTACAGGACTCGTTGAAGAAGTGGGAGAAGTGGTTCGGTTCGGAAGGAGCTCAAAGGGGGGAACCCTCCTGGTAGAGGCTCCGCTCTGCTCCCAGGGGACAAAGCTCGGCGACAGCATAGCCGTTAACGGAGTGTGCCTTACGGTAACGAAGGTAGAAGGAAACAGGCTGGAGTTCTTCGTTTCGCCAGAGACCTTAAAGCGTTCAAACCTTTCGCAGCTGAGGCCCGGCTTCCGGGTGAACCTCGAGAGGGCATTGAAGTTAGGAGACCGCCTCGGCGGCCACCTACTCTTAGGTCACGTAGATACAACAACGAAGATAGAGGGGATAAGGAGGGAGGGAGACAGCTTCCTGTTCCTCTTCAAACTCCCCAGGAGCTTCAGCCACCTGTTGGTTGAGAAAGGCTCTATCGGCATAGACGGCATCAGCCTCACCGTTGCGGGCCTGTTCCCAACTACCTTCTCAGTTGCGGTGATTCCCCACACCCTAAACAACACGAACCTGAAGTTCAGAAAGCCCGGAGAAACTGTAAACCTTGAGTTCGACGTAATAGGGAAGTACGTGGTGAGGCTTACAGAAACGGGAAGGTTAAAAGGGGGGACAACGCCCCCGGGAACTACTCCTCAACTTCTACTGTAA
- a CDS encoding Ppx/GppA phosphatase family protein has protein sequence MRIATIDVGTNSTRLLIADVEGGSIKPLFKTGRVTRLGRGVRQTGRLSSEAIEATLSTLKEFKKLIEDFGAERVVVATTEAARLAENAEEFLRRVRELGFQIEILSDREEAELVFAANMKVFSPSGRAMTVDLGGGSTEVVYGTPSEVKFLKSLKFGVVFLYEKFLKGDPPTAEELRAMESFIREELLPIREVIGGSDFTVFAVGGTITSVVAMEEEMTVYRADVVHGYTVTSRMIDKWYSKLASLPVEERKKVVGLEENRADVIIPGLAFFKVFCELFGKERLTVSEVGLLYGLALREAARC, from the coding sequence TTGAGGATAGCCACCATCGATGTGGGAACGAACTCAACCCGGCTTCTCATAGCCGATGTTGAAGGGGGGAGCATAAAGCCGCTTTTCAAAACCGGAAGGGTTACCAGGCTCGGAAGGGGGGTTAGGCAAACCGGCAGGCTTTCATCGGAGGCCATAGAGGCGACCCTTTCCACCCTAAAGGAGTTTAAAAAGCTCATTGAAGACTTTGGGGCAGAAAGGGTTGTTGTTGCAACAACCGAGGCCGCAAGGCTTGCCGAAAACGCCGAGGAGTTCTTAAGGCGCGTTAGGGAGCTCGGCTTCCAGATAGAGATTCTCAGTGACCGGGAAGAGGCGGAGCTCGTATTTGCCGCCAATATGAAGGTTTTCTCCCCCTCGGGCAGGGCAATGACGGTAGACCTTGGGGGCGGCAGCACTGAGGTTGTTTACGGGACTCCTTCGGAGGTTAAGTTCCTTAAAAGCCTTAAATTCGGAGTTGTTTTCCTCTACGAGAAGTTTTTAAAGGGCGACCCGCCCACCGCCGAGGAGCTTCGCGCCATGGAGTCCTTCATAAGGGAGGAGCTCCTGCCGATAAGGGAGGTTATAGGCGGCTCGGACTTTACCGTTTTCGCCGTTGGCGGAACCATAACCTCCGTTGTTGCGATGGAAGAGGAGATGACCGTTTACAGGGCAGACGTTGTTCACGGCTACACGGTAACGTCTCGGATGATTGATAAGTGGTACTCTAAGCTCGCCTCTCTTCCCGTAGAGGAGCGTAAGAAGGTTGTTGGCCTGGAGGAGAACAGGGCCGACGTGATAATTCCCGGCCTTGCTTTCTTTAAGGTGTTCTGTGAGCTTTTCGGGAAGGAGCGTTTGACGGTCAGTGAGGTAGGACTACTTTACGGTTTAGCACTTAGGGAGGCTGCAAGGTGTTGA